The DNA region TCTGGAACTGGAAGGTGTCCCAGAGACCATcgagtccagccctctcattttacagatagggaaactaaggcccagagaaggaaagtgatctTCTGGGACCAGCATAGCCCCTTGAAAGCCAGGCAATGCCCACCTGGTAATGTCAGGTAAGGTGACAACTCTCCCAGCCTGAATGGTTTGGTTAAAGCTGTCAGCCCCTCGGGTCTCCATGGCGATGATGGGCACATCCTGCCAGCCCACCTCCTTCATTCCTGCCACGACACCAGCCAGGAGGCCCCCACCCCCTACAGAGAGGATGATGGCACCAGGCCGGGTACCCAGAGTATCCTTCAGTTCATGAATCATGCTGCCATGGCCTTCCCTAGAGACAAAAGCAAGAATAGAAAggcccccatcaccaccaccccaccaaGGACAAATCTtgatgtagtcaggaagacctgagttcaaatcctgcctcagatatgtGACTGCAGGCAAATCACtatatcttcctcagtttccacatctgtaaatatCGGctagtcaataaaaatttatgaagCGCCTACAGTGTGCTTGATTGAacacattattaagcacctactatgtgctacaagGCACTGTGTAAAGCATGAAACAcatattaaaaatggaaagacagtccctgctctcaaagagcttacaacctaatggggacaagaatagcacctgcctcagagggttgttgttaGGAAGAAATGAGACAacgtttgcaaaatactttgcaaatccaAAAGTGATATAAAATGTCAGTGAtgatgaggggaggaggaggacaaacATAGAGTTCTAGAATGCCAggactggaaagaaccttagaatatggaatgtcgaagctgagagggaccttagcatccttcctcattttacaaaagggaaACTGAGCCTCGGGCTCAAGGTTCACGTGCAAGTTTGTGTCTGAGTGAGGACTGAAACCCAGGTTTCCCAAAATCCAACCTAGAGCCCTTCTCATTGTCACAGAAACATAACCTGGTGCTCGGTTGCCCAAGTTAATGGCTCTGTGCCCTAGCCCAATTCCCCTTTCCTGGAACAATTCTAATGCTAGCAGCCTATGGCCAAGTTgcacagagaaaaagaagggagaaaagtgtCTGCGTCCCCATGAATAGTAGTGAATCAGTTTCTGATGAGAGCTGACCATAAATCCAGGGACCCAAATACTGGAGGTTTAAGGGGAAAAGCTGGGCAAGGAGAAGGAGTCCATAGTCACCAGATCAGTGGGTGGTCAAAGGGGTGAACGCTGACCCAACCATCCCTTTTGACCAACTCCTGGGCCTTCAAATCAGCTTCATCCCATACCTACAGGAAAATAGACAGAATTAATCAATGaattaaaaggcatttattaagaatctaagACAGTGATATGGAGCAATCAGGGACTGAGGTCTGAAAACCTAATCATATCACCAAGGGATATAGGAGTGAGACCGGGAGAGGTAATGTCTGGGTCAGGGAGTCAGACTCTAAGGATCTTAACAGAGACACTGGGGCCAGGCTGTAAGCCAATAGTTAAAATCACTTGGGGATTCCTACGGTCGATGGACATTGATATTCAGTCTGTGTCCCAAGTCTGCATCTTCTTGCCCTTCTTCCCTAATTTAGACTAGACTGACTTAGGGCCCAAAACAAACGGAAATATGTTTAGCAGCTTTTTTCCAACTTCTAACCCATCCTACAGTATGTGAATGTCATGGAATGTTACTGTACTATAATGAACATGAAGAATCCAGAGAAGTATaagaagatttctatgaactgatgcagaaggaagtTACCAAATCAGACAGACAAGGTACATGATAATGACAGACAATCCAGATGGAAGGAATGATGATCAAGAAAAACCAACGACAACAAAACTGGATGAAGTTATGATGACAAATCTTAGCCTCAAAGTAGACCTACGAGAATgtgcttccctcctttctttacagaggaagaaaattatgggTGTAGATCACTGCCTATAGATGTTAGATTTGGTTGATGTGTTAGTTTTTCTGAACTGgtgtttgttttcctcttttctattctcattaaaaaaaaaaggtagcccTCTGGGAGGCAGTGGGCAGAGATGCTGGGAAATGAGGGTGATGTAAAAACAGACagagggctgggtctggagttaggaagatctgagttcagatctggcctcagatttacttactagctgtgtgaccctaggcaagttatttaaccctcagtttactcatctttaaaatgagctggagaaggaaatggcaaaccactccattctctctgccaagaaaattccaagtgcggtcacaaaaaatcagacatgactgaaatgactgaacaacaaacaaaaaagacagcaGAAGAATGTCCCCAACTTTTGGTAAAGTTTGGTTGGAACAATCCTTACTAAAAACCAGCAaatgttttgcttgttttctctacaaaaaaatatttactcaGCATGTACCCATCATCAGTCCTGTTCAAGGCTCTGTAGACAAAACAGAAGCCATCATGGTATAGTGGGGACAggactggatatggagtcaggagagGGGTGTTCTAAAACTCCCTCCGATGATTTCCAACTATGTGACCATGAGGTCAAACTTTCCTTCTTACACACTTAagccttctgagcctcagtttccttatctgtaaaatggggacaataatattcTTTACATGTTACCTTTATTCAATAGAATTAATCCAATAGATTAATTATTAATAGAAGTTAATTATTCAATAGGATAAAGGCAGCACAACATAATCCAATACCTGTCTGACTCTTCTCAaaaggtggttgtgaggctcaagcaTGATAATGTATGTGAAGCCTTTTACAAAGCATCCTAGAGCTGGTtcctgcccccagggagcttaTAGTCAAATCGATAAGAATTTACTGAATGCCTCAAATTTATTAAACatggagaatacaaagaaaggcaaaaacagtccctgcgtTCTAGGAGTTCATTGTAATCCCAACAGACAAGATATAGAAACTGGAGGTGATTAACAGGAGGAAAACATATTGGGGTAAGAGAATTCTCGTTCTCAAGCATTAGAGACCAAGGAGAGTATAAACCATGGGACCCCCAGTACACTAGTTCAGAGAACTCTTATCTTGTTCATTCTCTTCAAACATttgtggggcgggggtggggaggggaacccTGCTGGTTCTAAATGACGTTAATCTACAACCAATGACAAGGGTACTATTATTTCCCCCTGTAGATTGTAATATTTGAGGGAAGACCCAGATCTGCAATTTCCTTGATGAATGGATTCCCATAGGAAAACTCCATCCACCACTGAAGATTGGCTACTGGTCTGCAATTTATAACCCCAGTGAGTTAACTGGGGCTTTAAAAAGTTCAGTgattaaaggatcatagattcagaggcaGAGACCATTTAGAGGAACCacttcatttcaaagatgaagaacCAGGGAAGTGaactaaggtcacacaattaagtgtctgagatagaatctgagatcaggtcttcctgattccaaatcccagGCCCCAacccctgcaccacctaacttCAACAGTCACTCTTTTACCCATGTGTTGTTTAGAAATAAATATGATGCTGCTGGTCATGAATTTTTAATATGATCCGACCCTGACAAGTGGTCCTGGTCCAAATAAAGAGGGGTAAGAATTGGCCAGTGGCAGAATATGGTACACAAAGATGCATTTTAATTGGACTGGTTGAAGTGCGCTCCCATCTAGAGGCAGAGGGATGGGGTCACTTGTAGCCTGAGGACCAGAGACGGGCAAAGCTGGGAGAAGATTAACCACAGATAGGGCATAGCCTCTCCTGATGCCCCTTGGAAAGACAATCCCCTCTACAGTATAAAAAGAGGGTAGTAATACCTGCAATATTTACCTGGTCTGGTTGTTATAGGGCTCAAatggtagagaaaagagaaggaaggcactttGTATTCTTTCAGGTATAGAAATGTTGGTCATTTTACATTACTatgtactatgtacaatattACAGTATTATTATGGTATGATGATTATATTTGTTACAATTATATTCATAAATGTAATTCTAAGAGAGGCCTGGATAGAAAGCAGGACTTCAACACAGACAGGCCTGACTTTaattcccacctctgacacatactgactgtgtgaccctggataagtcttATACTGACTCAGGACCCccagtaactctctaagactagtgATTACAAGGCAGATACACTCTGCTTGGGTACAGGGAGTTCCCTTATCAGAAGCTGTTTACACCAATAAAGTCACAGGCCCCAAAAAATAGCATTACTATACTTCTAAGACTGAAAAGGTTGAGGGAGATAACAGGTAGAAAGAGATCGCCACTGCCTCCAGGCCCTCCCAACCTCCTGGTGGGCTGTGCATTGCAGGAAGCCTTCCATTACCTTCCCCACCATCTGCACCTCAGCCCCCTCCCTCTCCAGCCTCTGAAGCACAGTTGGGCTGGCATTCGTGGGCAACACAATGGTGACTGGGATGCCCAGCTTTCTGGCAGCATAAGCAGCAGCCACACCTGCATTTCCCCCTGCAGAAGTAACAAAAAGGTTAAGGGATCATACATAGTTGGTCTGATATTTACATGTACTTAGTAAGGGAGAATATGGGAGAAGACGATGAAGGCCAAGAAGGAAGCTGCCATCTTGGTAAAGGACACTCTTTTAGAAAAGGTGTGAGCATAGGAGTTAAGATGTCTTCCAAAAGGGGGCTATAGGGCCCATATGTATTCTGTGCTCCCCTCCCAATCATCCCAACATACTAGGATCGTAGCATCACAGTACTTCAAGCTATAacagatcttagagatcatttagtccaaactccttcattttacaaaagaggaatcCAAAACCCAGAGaaactgtgacttgcccagggtcacacaggtagtaagcagaaGAACTAAGGCTTGAACCCAACTCCTTCTGtaccatcttttcttcctcccaattCTCTTCCAGCTTCTTCTTATGAGCCAGTCAGTCGatcaatacttattaagcacctactatgtgccaggtactatgctaaacaccagagatacaaagaaatacaaaagataaaTCCCTCAAAGAgcatacagtctaatgggagaaatgtAACATGAAAGCAACTTTGTACAAAGaaactgtatatacatataattagtTGAAGATAATCGACAAAATGATGCATGAGAATTAACAGATAATGAAAGGTTTTTCATAGAAGGTAGGGTTTCAGTTgtaatggcctcatttttttttcagtaaaatatgaccCAAGACTCTCAGGCAAGGTTGGGGGAGGAAAAGCCATGATTGATTTGAGAAGAGCTACTATGATGAGTGGGATAGTATGTTAATTAGAGAGGCATAAAAGGATTTCCAAGTAGCAGTGAGGGTCAGGTTGATTTAAtgtttaaatttaaagaaaatttggtATAAACTCATAGGAGACATAGTatggttgtgtgattttctccaccttcgtTCAACACGACATGTGTGGGTTTAAAGACAACTTATGTCAGGACTGATCCAGGGCTGAGGCTTGACAGGGCATAATCATTGATATGATAAGGTAGCAAGTGACTCAAGAAGAGAGTTTATTGTTGAACGGAATTAATTCACtgaaggggtcaagatggggaatgGAGAAGAATGTGGCTAGTGTAGGAATGTTAGCATGGGAGAAAATGAAAGCTCAAGGGATTGGAAATCCCAGTATGATCAAAGACCagccagagggagagggagagaacaaaatagattgtgatcagataagggaagtTCAGAATTCATGAACGGGGAGGTGATGCATTTGTGGGTTATGGCAAGATGGAGGGTGTGTATGGCTGAGGTGAGgtagaggagtaggtcatgggggTCAGGGTGTTTGAAGGGGAAATCAAACCGTTTTTCTAAATGCCCCATGAATCTTTCTTAAACTACATTAAGAGAGCCAAATTGTCCAAAGCGGGAGAGAACTGGTGGTCCCTCTGTACTCTGCCAAGGTCAGACCATATTTACAGtatttgtgttcagttttggacattgtTGGATAAGACTATTGACAAACTGGAGATCATCCACAAAAAGGAGCCTATGGTCATGATGATGAAACCACACCATATGAGAATGaactgaaagaactgggaatatttagcctgagGAAGAATAGATTTGTGGGGTGGAGGTGTgatgatagctgttttcaaatatctgaaggtctGTCAAGTGGAAGAGTCAATCAacaatcagcaggcatttattaagtgatcacTATATACTaagcactattctaagcactggggatacacagaaaagagaaaaacaaaaacaaaaaaccctcacattctaatggattAGATTCATTCTACTCAGCTccggaagaggagagagaaagttcTAGCAAGGTACCTTTcagttcaacataaggaaaaacttcttaagaaGAACAGTTGCTCAAAAGTCGGATGGGTTTCCTTGGGAGGTAGTGATGTGCCCATAGCCAGAGGTCTTCAAGATAGGCATGGATACCACTTGATAAGCatgttgtagaagagattcttAGCTAGGGATGGATTGGATGAGATGACATCCGAGATCCTTTTCCACTCTGAGATTCTActcttctctcagtctctccAGATTTCTTCCAAAACTCTTCCCTCAGACCTTTCTCCAAGAATTTTTAACCAAATAAGGAAGAGGATTTGTGACAAAAGCTAAAACGGAGCTTTTCAAattcatgaaattgaaaagtttccaCATGATCAAAATTAATGCAgctagagtgagaagagaagctgttaattgggaaaaaatctttgcaacaaatatctttaataaatacttaactaccaagatatataaggaaataacataaatgaaacaaaaccaaaatctaTTCCCCAGttagtggtcaaaagatatgaataaataattgtcaaaagaattgcaaactataaaCAACAATATGGATTGCTCTGAATCATTTATGATAAATGAATATCAAAACCACTCACCACTCTCCTACCCAAGTTCACCTTGTGATTTTCCTCTGAtgtttcttaacttctttttccAAATTGTCTCTGTAACTCAACATCTCTTTCCATCTAGTCTCTCCTCCAAACCTCTCACCTCCAATCCCTTTCCACAACGTCTTCCCCTCAATCTCAACCCCAACCTATTGTCCAAATGTCCACAAACCTCTCCTTCACCTGTTCTATTATCCTATGCCCCTGAAAGAATAAGGGGGAATCTATAAGGTATCCCCACCCCCAGACTTCAGTTCTGTGGACACTATAGAAATTCCCACTTCTTACCCACCCCATCATTTTTAGGATGCCCAAGAAGATTCAGGAATAAAGAGGACTGGCTCACCTGAGGAGCACACCAGGTGTTTGCAACCCTTCTTGGCCAtctatggaaagaagaaaaggagctcAGATTCATTCTGGTCCACTTGCTAGTTACAAACATCACAAattctcagattccttaagagtctagccaatatggaggattttaaataaagtttgtttttctttggcagaaaagagagagagagagagagagaaagggagggagggagagaaggagaaaggaaggaaggaagaaagggaggaaggaaggaggggggggagggagggagggaagaaggaaggaaggaaggaaggaaggaaggaaggaaggaaggaaggaaggaaggaaggaagggagggagggagggagggagggaggaaggaaggagggagggagagaaggaggaaggaaggaagaagaaaaggagagccaGGCACTCCTCACTTGTCAGGAAATATGTGTGGTGAGGTGGAAGCATGTGGAATTTATGTATGAGATACTGACCTTTTCagccacacacatatacacacccatgAAGGACACAAATGAATGcgctgttttaaaaaatatttatatcttttgtttttatatcaccttcatttttttttaatatatcccTTCCTACTCCCTTACCGAGGGAGCCACCCCTTgtaccaaaaagaagaaaaagaaaaaaaatcaggcaaaactaaccaatatatcaCCTAAGTCTGATGGTATGGACTATAGACTCACAGTCCCCTACTTCGAAAATAAGAGAGGTACAGTCTTGTGCACAGGGGCACACACACTCTTACCCAGTGGTATACATCTATGCTCTTTAACATACCCCTCTCTGCCCCAAATATGCCTGCAGAGTCTCAAAGACACAGGCTAATGTGGTCTCCTATAAGTGGTCCCTAGTCTCTCATACACGTCATATAAGTGAAGAAAGAGACCATTGTATCATAGGcttcaagctggaaaggaccttagagaccatctagtctaacacttttatttgatagttgaggaaactggaaactgaggcctagagagataaGGTGGCTTGTTCAATGTCATGGAGGCAGTGCTTATAAAGGCATACATCTAGAGATCATCTTGCTcacttcccccattttatagttaaagaaactgaggccaagagaggtgagatgacttgtccaaagtcacacaaggagTACATGATGGAGCCAAAGTCCTCTCATTATGTACTGTGGcatttggtgggggtggggttgtgaAGACTTAGAAGGAATCTGACCTCTCTGCTCTCTcttgggagggaagaagtgacCATGACCTAGATCCCTAGACATTCTACATCCTCACATAGCTTCCTAATCCCTAGGCACTGTCCCAGCTTCCCAGTCTGCCTGGGTCCCAGACAATAAGGAACACCACAACCTCTCTGCCCCAGAATCCTTCAAGTCTATTCACCCCTGGGATGAGAGTCTAACTGGGTCAAAGGAagctggagctctatccaccgaCACAGACACCCTCCCCAGATCCCTTTATGTCAGACAtctttcctctctcacccaaACTCTTTATTTCTCCATTCCTGCCCACACACCTTAAGACCTGCCCTCCAGACCAAAGCCCCTCACCTCCTGGCAGAAGCGTCCTATGCCCCTGATCTTGAAGGAGCCAGCAGGCTGGACATTCTCGAGCTTTAGGAAGACAGTGGTGCCCGCAACCACAGAGAGCGCACAGCTTTCAAGGAGAGGGGTGACAATGTGGAGATGCCTCTGTTCCTCGAGGCCATTTTTCTGAGAACCGTCCGTCATCGAGCCTTACCTACAAAAGCTGACCAACAAAAAGACAGATGTCATCCAAGAATGTAACCACCAAACACAGGCCCCACTCAGCAGACAACAGGGAGAATCTCCCTGGCACAGATCAGGGTTACACCATACAGAAGCAAGCACTTCACTCTACTTCAGACTCCTAATTCTAGCACAGGGGCTCActgtctgggtgaccttggacaaatcacctcctccctctgggcctcagtttcctcccctctaAAATATGGGCAGGAGGTGCTGTCCCCAAGTTCTGTCCCAGTTCTAAGAGTCTATGGTTTTAAATgaaaaagcaagagaagtagaaagaaaggcatggaagaaagcagagaaaaaagacaaggaaagagtAGGGGATGGGATAGTGTAATCAAcaccagacttgaagtcaggagacccaggATCAGATCTTGATTTACAGTCATTTCCTGTGtgtccctggtcaagtcactttccctctctggatctcagtttcctcctttaaaaaCTGAGATAGAGTAGATGATTCCTAAAGTTTCTTCCAAGAACTGGCCTCagttgaagccaggaagacttggtttcaagt from Trichosurus vulpecula isolate mTriVul1 chromosome 1, mTriVul1.pri, whole genome shotgun sequence includes:
- the SDSL gene encoding serine dehydratase-like yields the protein MTDGSQKNGLEEQRHLHIVTPLLESCALSVVAGTTVFLKLENVQPAGSFKIRGIGRFCQEMAKKGCKHLVCSSGGNAGVAAAYAARKLGIPVTIVLPTNASPTVLQRLEREGAEVQMVGKVWDEADLKAQELVKRDGWVSVHPFDHPLIWEGHGSMIHELKDTLGTRPGAIILSVGGGGLLAGVVAGMKEVGWQDVPIIAMETRGADSFNQTIQAGRVVTLPDITSLAKCLGAKTVCARALECARECQIISELVDDEEAVEAVERFLDDERLLVEPACGASLAAIYSGCLGRLQAEGRLSSSLGSVVVIVCGGNGIHRAELKDLQTQLGRR